One window from the genome of Paracoccus marcusii encodes:
- a CDS encoding nicotinate-nucleotide adenylyltransferase, whose protein sequence is MRTGFPLARPGQRIGILGGSFDPAHQGHLLISQVALRRLGLDRVWWLVSPRNPLKAHGPAPLATRMAAARANARDPRILVTDIEAKLGLRKTADTLHALARLYPGVRFVWLMGSDNMVQFHHWDRWRAIADQVPIAVMARPGSRLAARHAVAATILRRARLPEARAALLAQARPPAWVLLNLPMSGLSSTELRKGLR, encoded by the coding sequence ATGCGAACGGGCTTTCCCCTCGCGCGGCCAGGCCAGCGCATCGGCATTCTGGGCGGGTCCTTCGATCCGGCCCATCAGGGGCACCTGCTGATCAGCCAGGTCGCCCTGCGCAGGCTGGGTCTTGACCGGGTCTGGTGGCTGGTCTCTCCCCGAAACCCGCTCAAGGCGCACGGCCCCGCGCCGTTGGCGACGCGCATGGCCGCCGCCCGTGCCAACGCCCGCGATCCCCGAATCCTTGTCACCGACATCGAGGCCAAGCTTGGCCTGCGCAAGACGGCGGATACCCTGCACGCGCTTGCGCGGCTTTATCCGGGGGTGCGGTTCGTCTGGCTGATGGGGTCCGACAACATGGTGCAGTTTCACCATTGGGACCGCTGGCGCGCGATCGCCGACCAGGTGCCGATCGCCGTGATGGCCCGGCCCGGATCGCGGCTGGCGGCCCGTCATGCCGTTGCGGCCACCATCCTGCGCCGCGCGCGCCTGCCGGAAGCGCGGGCCGCTTTGCTGGCGCAGGCACGGCCGCCGGCCTGGGTGCTTTTGAACCTGCCGATGTCAGGCCTGTCCTCCACCGAACTGCGGAAAGGGCTGCGATGA
- a CDS encoding DUF2793 domain-containing protein — MPSETARLQMALLQPAQAQKHVTVNEALMRLDGMVNLVLQSVSTQTPPATVLDGQCWGVPAAPTGAWVGQTGRIAVGSNGGWVFLPPSRGMRAFVADRGVEAIHDGTAWIVGAMSMGSRGSGLVTGMAEGEVILGTGSSTVTGVFIPAGALVIGAVGRVTATLTGSLTGWRLGTAGALNRFGQGLGKQQDSWARGMLGSPMAYYQADPLIVTAEGGTFTGGRISLAVHWLEMRLPN; from the coding sequence ATGCCCAGTGAAACCGCGCGCCTTCAGATGGCCCTGTTGCAGCCCGCGCAGGCCCAGAAGCACGTCACCGTCAACGAGGCGCTGATGCGGCTGGACGGCATGGTGAACCTTGTATTGCAGAGCGTGTCGACGCAGACGCCCCCGGCAACAGTTCTGGATGGCCAGTGCTGGGGCGTTCCCGCGGCGCCCACGGGGGCATGGGTGGGGCAGACGGGGCGCATCGCCGTCGGATCGAACGGCGGGTGGGTCTTTCTGCCGCCGTCCCGCGGCATGCGCGCGTTCGTCGCCGACAGGGGGGTGGAGGCCATTCATGACGGCACTGCCTGGATCGTCGGCGCGATGAGCATGGGAAGCCGCGGGTCGGGCCTGGTCACCGGGATGGCCGAGGGCGAGGTCATCTTGGGCACGGGCAGCAGCACGGTGACCGGGGTCTTCATCCCGGCGGGTGCGCTGGTGATCGGAGCTGTCGGGCGGGTTACGGCCACTCTGACCGGTTCGCTGACCGGCTGGCGTCTTGGTACGGCGGGGGCGTTGAACCGCTTCGGTCAGGGCCTTGGCAAGCAGCAGGATTCATGGGCAAGGGGGATGCTTGGTTCGCCCATGGCCTATTACCAGGCCGATCCGCTGATCGTCACGGCCGAGGGCGGCACGTTCACGGGCGGGCGCATCTCTCTGGCGGTGCATTGGCTGGAAATGCGGCTACCGAACTGA
- a CDS encoding D-alanyl-D-alanine carboxypeptidase, producing MTLNRRRMLTMMAAATLAPSALSAQGLDLRPRPRPLPEPGDLVTRSGLPGRVAFALTDGTEPLALRQAGALLAPASTMKAITALYALDRLGPAHRFRTRVIRAGDTLILAGGGDPVLTTDDLARLADDLVGLKTPSPARFAVWGGALPGIAEIAPEQDDHLPYNPAISGLMLNFNRVHLGWTRVGVDHQISVEARAADNSPRAYTVTAMPGDQSDLFSYRHDLEREYWTVSRAAMGRTGSRWLPVRLPELYAADVFQTLCRARGLVLPAPDVIDRLPAGQDIAYHDSPPVEALVRDMLEYSTNLTAEALGLHASGAPDLVQSGQAMRGWLDGLGQGMRLADHSGLSDASRISPYAMTRVLAGPGRDLLLSRLMRRNPLADDDHPVNAPVAAKTGTLNFVSNLAGYVTGTSGTEGVFTIFCADAVRRRATIGEELPAGVSTWTRQAKALQADLLNSFAGRLA from the coding sequence ATGACGCTGAACCGACGCCGGATGCTGACCATGATGGCGGCCGCGACCCTGGCCCCCAGTGCCCTATCTGCTCAGGGGCTGGACCTGCGCCCCCGGCCGCGACCGCTTCCGGAACCCGGCGATCTTGTCACGCGGTCCGGTCTGCCCGGGCGGGTGGCCTTTGCGCTGACCGACGGGACCGAACCGCTGGCCCTGCGCCAGGCGGGGGCGCTGCTGGCGCCGGCCAGCACGATGAAGGCGATCACTGCGCTTTATGCGCTGGACCGGCTTGGCCCGGCCCATCGGTTCCGCACGCGGGTGATCAGGGCAGGGGACACGCTGATCCTGGCGGGCGGCGGCGACCCTGTGCTGACCACCGATGACCTGGCGCGTCTGGCCGACGATCTTGTCGGGCTGAAGACCCCAAGCCCTGCGCGCTTTGCTGTCTGGGGCGGCGCCTTGCCCGGCATCGCCGAAATCGCCCCCGAACAGGACGATCATCTGCCTTACAACCCCGCCATCTCGGGGCTGATGCTGAACTTCAACCGTGTCCATCTGGGCTGGACCCGCGTGGGCGTCGACCATCAGATCAGTGTCGAGGCGCGGGCGGCCGACAATTCCCCCCGCGCCTATACCGTCACCGCGATGCCGGGCGACCAGTCCGACCTGTTCTCCTATCGCCATGATCTGGAACGCGAATATTGGACGGTGTCGCGCGCCGCGATGGGCCGAACGGGCAGCCGCTGGCTGCCTGTACGCCTGCCCGAACTTTATGCGGCGGACGTGTTCCAGACGTTGTGCCGCGCCCGCGGGCTGGTCCTGCCCGCGCCAGACGTCATCGACCGCCTGCCAGCGGGCCAGGACATCGCGTATCATGACAGTCCCCCGGTCGAGGCGCTGGTCCGCGACATGCTGGAATATTCCACGAACCTGACGGCTGAGGCGCTTGGACTGCATGCCAGCGGTGCGCCCGATCTGGTGCAATCGGGACAGGCGATGCGCGGCTGGCTGGACGGGCTGGGGCAGGGGATGCGTCTTGCCGATCATTCGGGCCTGTCGGATGCCAGCCGGATCAGCCCCTATGCGATGACGCGCGTCCTAGCGGGGCCGGGGCGCGATCTGCTGTTGTCGCGCCTGATGCGGCGCAATCCGCTGGCCGACGACGACCACCCGGTCAACGCGCCGGTCGCGGCCAAGACCGGGACGCTGAACTTTGTGTCGAACCTGGCCGGATATGTCACCGGGACGTCGGGAACCGAAGGCGTGTTCACCATCTTCTGCGCCGATGCCGTGCGTCGCCGGGCCACCATCGGAG
- the cysE gene encoding serine O-acetyltransferase, with product MNMLHTEKTPLSLDRDAIWAQLRDEGRAAAAAEPLLGALIHAGLLHHKSLEAALAYRLSLKLASGEMSEQILREIADHAYANAPELGDAARADLMAVYDRDPATHRLIQPLLFFKGFQALQAYRMAHWLWQQDRKDLSYFVQMRCSECFGVDIHPAARIGTGIMMDHAHSIVIGETATVGNDVSMLHSVTLGGTGKEDGDRHPKIGDGVLIGAGAKVLGNIRVGHHSRIAAGSVVLHEVPSCKTVAGVPARVIGDAGCPEPSHSMNQLLGADDYG from the coding sequence ATGAACATGCTGCATACCGAAAAGACACCGCTGTCCCTGGACCGTGATGCGATCTGGGCGCAGCTGCGGGACGAGGGGCGGGCGGCAGCCGCCGCCGAGCCGCTGTTGGGTGCGCTGATCCATGCGGGGCTTTTGCATCACAAGAGCCTTGAGGCAGCACTGGCCTATCGGCTGTCGCTGAAGCTGGCATCGGGCGAGATGAGCGAACAGATCCTGCGCGAGATCGCCGATCATGCCTATGCCAATGCCCCTGAACTGGGGGACGCCGCGCGGGCCGACCTGATGGCGGTCTATGACCGCGATCCGGCGACGCATCGGCTGATCCAGCCGCTGCTGTTCTTCAAGGGGTTCCAGGCGCTGCAGGCCTATCGGATGGCGCATTGGCTGTGGCAGCAGGATCGCAAGGATCTGTCGTACTTCGTCCAGATGCGGTGCTCGGAATGCTTTGGGGTGGACATCCATCCCGCGGCGCGCATCGGCACGGGCATCATGATGGATCACGCCCATTCCATCGTCATCGGTGAGACGGCGACCGTCGGCAACGACGTGTCGATGCTGCATTCTGTGACGCTTGGAGGGACCGGCAAGGAGGATGGCGACCGTCATCCCAAGATCGGCGACGGCGTGCTGATCGGCGCGGGCGCCAAGGTTCTGGGTAACATCCGCGTCGGGCACCATTCGCGGATTGCGGCCGGGTCGGTCGTGCTGCACGAGGTTCCGTCCTGTAAGACCGTCGCGGGCGTCCCCGCCCGCGTCATTGGCGACGCAGGTTGCCCCGAACCATCGCACAGCATGAACCAGCTGCTGGGCGCCGACGACTACGGCTAG
- a CDS encoding DUF952 domain-containing protein translates to MQIFKVFRAAEWAQMQQDGRTLGAPVDLADGYIHFSTAQQLSVTLSKHFANEDGLILLSCDPDALAPDLRWEPSRGGALFPHLYRALTLADVQWSRPIGLTDAGHDTGIAP, encoded by the coding sequence ATGCAGATCTTCAAGGTATTTCGCGCGGCCGAATGGGCCCAGATGCAGCAGGACGGCCGCACCCTCGGGGCGCCCGTCGATCTGGCCGACGGCTATATCCACTTCTCGACGGCCCAGCAGCTGTCGGTGACATTATCCAAGCATTTTGCGAATGAGGACGGGCTGATCCTGCTGTCATGCGATCCGGACGCCTTGGCTCCCGATCTGCGGTGGGAGCCGTCGCGCGGCGGGGCGCTGTTCCCGCATCTGTACCGGGCATTGACGCTGGCGGATGTGCAATGGTCGCGACCCATTGGCCTGACCGACGCGGGTCACGACACGGGGATCGCGCCATGA
- a CDS encoding bifunctional metallophosphatase/5'-nucleotidase codes for MTRRLLAAASAIALFAGTAQAETVLHILHTNDVHSRIEPISDRDSTCDAEQTAAGECFGGMARIATKIKELRDRITAEGGNVIVLDAGDQYQGSLFYTTYKGTEVVEFMNAIGYDAMAVGNHEFDDGPEGLAVLTDGVDFPVLSSNIDVSQSNVLADKVAKHTILEVGDHKIGIVSALAMDTPETASPGPNVIFQDDADSLAAAAAELADQGVDKVIALTHVGYLRDLELAAEVPGIDAVIGGHSHTLLGDMEGATAAYPTMVDGADGAQVPVAQVYAYGKYLGHLTLTFDDAGVLTSVEGEPILLDASVPEDEAIAARVAEMAEPIAALREEVVASTSAPINGDRDVCRAQECEMGNLVADAMLDRVADQGVTIAIQNGGGLRASIDEGEVTMGEVYTVLPFQNVLATFQLTGADVVAALENGASQYEEAAGRFAQVAGLKYTVDPAAEPGARISEVMVQQDGEWVPIDPAATYGVATNNYMRGGGDGYEIFATGGQNAYDFGPDLAEVVADYLGARQEGYAPYVDGRITVK; via the coding sequence ATGACACGACGCCTTCTTGCCGCCGCATCCGCCATCGCGCTGTTCGCAGGAACCGCGCAAGCCGAAACCGTTCTGCACATTCTTCACACGAATGACGTCCACAGCCGGATCGAGCCGATCAGCGACCGCGACAGCACATGCGATGCGGAACAGACCGCCGCGGGCGAATGCTTTGGCGGGATGGCCCGCATCGCCACCAAGATCAAGGAACTGCGCGACCGGATCACGGCCGAGGGCGGGAACGTCATAGTGCTGGATGCGGGCGATCAGTACCAGGGATCGCTGTTCTACACGACCTACAAGGGCACCGAGGTGGTCGAATTCATGAACGCCATCGGCTATGACGCGATGGCGGTCGGCAACCATGAGTTCGACGACGGACCCGAGGGTCTGGCGGTACTGACCGACGGCGTCGACTTTCCGGTCCTGTCCAGCAACATCGACGTTTCCCAGTCGAACGTGCTGGCCGACAAGGTCGCCAAGCACACCATTCTGGAGGTCGGCGACCACAAGATCGGCATCGTCTCGGCCCTGGCCATGGACACGCCTGAAACGGCGTCGCCCGGGCCCAATGTCATCTTTCAGGATGACGCCGACAGCCTTGCTGCGGCAGCGGCGGAACTGGCCGATCAGGGCGTCGACAAGGTCATCGCCCTGACCCATGTCGGCTATCTGCGCGATCTGGAACTGGCAGCCGAGGTGCCGGGGATCGATGCGGTCATCGGTGGCCACTCTCACACCCTGCTGGGTGACATGGAGGGCGCGACGGCGGCCTATCCCACCATGGTGGACGGGGCAGACGGCGCGCAGGTGCCTGTGGCGCAGGTCTATGCCTATGGCAAGTATCTGGGCCATCTCACGCTGACCTTCGATGATGCGGGCGTTCTGACGTCGGTCGAGGGCGAGCCCATTCTGCTGGACGCCTCGGTTCCCGAGGACGAGGCGATCGCCGCCCGCGTGGCCGAGATGGCCGAACCCATTGCCGCGCTGCGCGAGGAGGTGGTGGCCAGCACATCGGCGCCGATCAACGGCGACCGGGACGTCTGTCGTGCGCAGGAATGCGAGATGGGCAATCTTGTGGCCGACGCCATGCTGGACCGCGTAGCGGATCAGGGCGTCACCATCGCCATCCAGAACGGTGGCGGACTGCGCGCGTCGATCGACGAGGGCGAGGTGACGATGGGCGAGGTGTATACCGTCCTGCCGTTCCAGAACGTCTTGGCAACCTTTCAGCTGACTGGTGCCGATGTCGTCGCCGCACTGGAGAACGGCGCCAGCCAGTACGAGGAGGCCGCAGGCCGTTTCGCGCAGGTGGCGGGACTGAAATACACCGTCGATCCTGCTGCTGAACCGGGCGCGCGCATCAGCGAGGTGATGGTGCAACAGGATGGCGAATGGGTGCCCATCGATCCTGCCGCGACCTATGGCGTCGCCACCAACAACTACATGCGCGGGGGCGGCGACGGGTACGAGATCTTCGCGACGGGCGGCCAGAACGCCTATGATTTCGGACCCGATCTGGCCGAAGTGGTGGCGGATTACCTGGGCGCGCGTCAGGAGGGCTATGCCCCCTATGTCGATGGCCGCATCACCGTGAAATGA
- a CDS encoding quinone-dependent dihydroorotate dehydrogenase: MSVVEKLGLAALHRIDAERAHDLSIAALAHGVVPLHGRAVTSDRLQVSLAGMTLPNPIGLAAGYDKNARVIAPLMRSGFGFLEVGAATPRPQPGNPKPRLFRLTEQQAIINRFGFNNEGADVIGRRLAARPAGVPVGLNLGANKDSTDRAEDFAQVLRVAGQSADFVTVNVSSPNTERLRDLQGAEALSALLDRVLTTRDGLAKRVPVFVKIAPDLTDTEIAQVASVAMNAKLDGIIATNTTLSRDGITGPHAGQAGGLSGRPLFARSTRVLSLLYRETKGALPLVGVGGITSVDDVWEKLRAGATAVQIYSAMIYQGLSIAPRLAEALDDRLTRQRITLDELRGSARAD; this comes from the coding sequence ATGAGCGTGGTCGAAAAGCTGGGACTTGCCGCGCTGCACCGCATTGACGCCGAACGGGCGCACGACCTGTCGATCGCGGCGCTGGCACACGGTGTGGTGCCGCTGCACGGTCGAGCCGTGACATCCGACAGGTTGCAGGTGTCTCTGGCGGGAATGACGTTGCCCAACCCGATTGGCCTTGCTGCGGGATACGACAAGAACGCGCGCGTCATCGCCCCCCTGATGCGGTCCGGCTTCGGCTTTCTGGAGGTCGGGGCCGCCACACCGCGCCCGCAACCGGGCAATCCCAAACCGCGCCTGTTCCGACTGACGGAACAACAAGCCATCATCAACCGGTTCGGCTTCAACAACGAAGGTGCGGACGTGATCGGCCGGCGCCTGGCGGCGCGTCCCGCGGGCGTGCCGGTCGGATTGAACCTAGGCGCCAACAAGGACAGCACGGACCGGGCCGAGGACTTTGCCCAGGTCCTGCGCGTCGCGGGACAATCAGCGGATTTCGTGACCGTAAACGTCTCGTCGCCGAACACGGAACGCCTGCGCGACTTGCAGGGGGCAGAGGCACTGTCTGCCTTGCTGGACCGGGTTCTGACAACGCGGGACGGCCTGGCGAAGCGCGTGCCGGTTTTCGTCAAGATCGCCCCGGATCTGACCGACACTGAAATCGCGCAGGTCGCGTCGGTCGCCATGAATGCCAAGCTGGACGGCATCATCGCCACGAACACGACGCTGTCGCGTGACGGCATCACCGGACCGCATGCCGGACAGGCAGGTGGGCTTTCAGGTCGCCCCTTGTTTGCCCGGTCCACCCGCGTCCTTTCCCTGCTGTATCGGGAAACGAAAGGCGCTTTGCCGCTTGTCGGCGTCGGCGGTATTACCAGCGTGGACGATGTGTGGGAGAAGCTGCGAGCCGGCGCCACGGCGGTGCAGATCTATTCGGCCATGATCTATCAGGGACTGTCGATTGCGCCCCGCCTGGCAGAGGCGCTGGACGACCGGCTGACCCGCCAGCGCATCACCCTCGACGAGTTGAGAGGCAGCGCCAGGGCCGACTGA